One genomic segment of Caldisericaceae bacterium includes these proteins:
- a CDS encoding lipoate--protein ligase family protein, whose protein sequence is MENFVFIRSNSTDPEFNIALDEKLLYLVGLGVLPDIVRFYKNSTSVILGRFQCKEFEIDEDYCIIHQIKIVKRTTGGGTVFHDLGNLNISVIVKKETLKSNYILENIHFLSSAIANALKYFNIEASIGKHNEILVGDKKVSGSAAALKYNGFLYHATLLLNSNLEQMKRALTPKKEYHPGSKCIKSNRASVMNIYELRYINENDLINRIYNEISRVFK, encoded by the coding sequence GTGGAAAATTTCGTATTTATTAGGAGTAATTCAACGGACCCCGAATTCAACATTGCACTTGATGAAAAATTGCTTTATCTTGTAGGTCTTGGGGTGCTACCAGATATCGTTAGATTCTATAAAAATTCCACTTCTGTTATTCTTGGAAGATTTCAATGTAAAGAATTTGAGATAGACGAAGATTACTGCATAATACACCAAATTAAGATAGTTAAAAGGACTACAGGTGGTGGAACTGTTTTCCATGATCTAGGTAATTTAAACATATCTGTCATAGTTAAAAAAGAAACATTAAAAAGCAACTACATACTAGAGAATATACATTTTTTAAGCTCAGCCATAGCAAATGCCTTAAAATATTTCAATATTGAAGCTTCCATTGGAAAGCATAACGAAATTCTTGTTGGTGACAAAAAAGTCTCTGGAAGCGCTGCTGCCTTGAAATACAACGGATTTTTATACCATGCAACACTTCTTTTGAATTCTAATCTTGAACAGATGAAACGTGCATTAACACCAAAAAAAGAATATCATCCGGGCTCAAAATGCATCAAGAGTAATAGAGCCTCGGTAATGAATATTTACGAATTAAGATATATTAACGAAAATGACTTAATAAATAGAATTTATAATGAAATATCAAGAGTTTTTAAATAG
- a CDS encoding ATP-grasp domain-containing protein gives MRIGITYNLRRSLSEKEAEFDWPETIDAVKKSLENRGHKVKLYEATSPLLFYLLAIDRPQFVFNIAEGKNGPYRESFVPAILDELRIPYTGSSLLSLAISMDKVMTKEVLMFANVPTPKFKVLKPNDKISIDNLQFPVIVKPIYEGSSIGISSKSVCFSENELKLNVLREFERFRRPVMVEEFIEGIEVTVGIIGNYPPVVLPPMEIDFSTLSRRELKASAGGIQTYKFKVDYSGKANYYLPARLPEEILSKIKDICLRAFIALRNRDITRFDLRVDRDGNPYILEANPLPGLDPLHSDFPRIYKLMEKSYEDLINDILNTAIERHRIENKIVLS, from the coding sequence ATGAGAATAGGTATAACGTATAATCTTAGAAGAAGTTTAAGTGAAAAAGAAGCCGAGTTTGACTGGCCTGAGACTATTGACGCTGTAAAAAAATCCCTTGAAAATCGAGGTCACAAAGTAAAACTGTATGAAGCTACCTCACCACTACTTTTTTATTTGCTTGCAATAGATAGGCCGCAGTTTGTATTCAATATCGCTGAAGGTAAAAATGGTCCTTATAGAGAATCTTTTGTTCCTGCAATTCTTGATGAATTGAGGATTCCATACACAGGTTCATCTCTCTTATCTCTTGCTATTTCAATGGATAAAGTTATGACAAAAGAAGTTCTAATGTTTGCAAATGTTCCTACACCAAAATTTAAAGTATTGAAGCCAAATGATAAAATTAGTATTGACAATCTTCAGTTTCCTGTAATTGTCAAACCTATATACGAAGGTTCAAGTATTGGTATTTCGTCAAAATCCGTTTGTTTTTCTGAGAATGAGCTGAAATTAAATGTATTAAGGGAATTTGAAAGATTCCGAAGACCAGTAATGGTTGAAGAATTTATCGAAGGTATTGAAGTTACAGTTGGTATTATAGGAAACTACCCACCGGTAGTTTTACCTCCAATGGAAATAGATTTTTCAACTCTTTCAAGAAGAGAATTAAAGGCTTCAGCAGGTGGAATACAAACGTATAAATTCAAAGTTGATTATTCTGGAAAAGCTAACTATTATTTACCAGCAAGGTTACCTGAGGAAATTCTATCAAAAATTAAGGATATTTGTTTAAGGGCCTTTATTGCTCTTAGGAATAGAGATATAACCCGTTTTGATTTAAGAGTTGATAGGGATGGAAATCCATATATTCTTGAAGCAAACCCTCTACCTGGGCTTGACCCATTGCATTCTGATTTTCCTAGGATTTATAAACTTATGGAAAAATCTTATGAAGATCTTATAAATGATATTTTGAACACCGCAATTGAAAGACACAGAATTGAAAATAAAATAGTATTAAGTTAG